AATGTGATTGATTATCAAGAAAAATGATTAGATGGTGGTGAATTTGTTTACGATGAAAAAGGTATTGATACAGAAAACTGGAAAGGTATAATCAAGCAGGAGGATCTGAAAAAATACTTGTATAAAAATATACCAGAAAAACAAAAAAAGAAGAAAAAGGATAGGGATACGTGGGAACAAAAGATTCAAACCATAATGACTTCTTACGAGAACTATGTTAATTTCTTATGCGAACCTTTTGATAAGAGTTTAGGAAAAAATGAAAAAAAAGATGTTTTCGAAGGTAATTAGTAAACTTGATCGTGATACTAAGTATCAATATTATAGGGAGAAATTGATGTATTTCCGGAATCATTTGAGTCATTCATCGAATCATTTGAGTAATTCATCGAATTATAGTGTTCATTATTAAAGAAAAAAAGATGTGGACTGGACCCACTTACTTTTCTTTGTATTTCCTGCTGAAACCAACCTAAGAGAAAGAGACCCAGGTGATATGGATTCGCTAGGACGGAGTTGCTGTCGATTGAGGATTGGCCGAGGGGAGTGCCATCATGTAGCTGGGTACAAATAAGCCAGTGAAAGAGGAGTAGTCAGGGTACGACGAAGCACGCCTGGTACGTAAGCGAATACGGATCACGTGGGTTTGTACTGATCCGCTTTCGAGCTGTCGAGTGACGATTGCTCCATCTATTAAGAAAGGACGCGGGGGGGCCTGTCTTATAATAAAGGGGGTACTCTCTTCTCTGATGTGCGCTATATTATTGTGTCCTATTCCTGAAGGAGTGATCCGGGATTAAGCCACGTGGCGATACCCGCCAAAAGAAAGGGGGCCTTTCGTACGGATTGGAGTACGAAGAGAATTCTTCAGCACACTAAAATCTAGTGGATCCGGTTCCATATTCATGAAAAGCCGGGGTTGAAACATGTTATGAAACTAAGACAACTTATCTTACTAATAATAAGAAAGAGTTAGGCGCCTCCAAGGCCTATAAATAGAAGCTTTTTTCAGTCTATATTTTCAAAGAGAGAGGTAGAAGTCAGAAAGAAAGACTTTCAGTCATACTTATTCCAAAAACAAACATTATGGATATCACCGGGAGACTTGCAGCAATTCAGCACGAGATAGCTCGTGCAGAAAACGAGAAGCTCCAACAGGAGCAAATGCTCGGTCTGTTCTGGGAGCATCCGCCTGCTCTCGATCCGGAGGTCGTAGGAAATATGATGCAATTGACCCGGGGCCGCATTCGCGGTCTGGAAGACCGGATTCGGGCCCTCCTCGCCGAACAAAAAGAGCTCATTGTGCGGGCTGCCACCCTCGGTGACCGGGGAGACTAGAAGAGTCCGTCGACTCTTTCTAGAAGATTTAAATAAGTGTCTGTAGACGCAAAGTAGTTTGTTTTAATGTATGGTGTTCTTTGTCTTTTGTTAGTGGGGATCTACTCCGATGCTTACTGGAGATAGACTCCTATGCTAAGTTAAGTGTCTTTGTTTGGTTTTATTTGTTATGTTGTGTTTAGTTGTTTGGCTGGTCTATGTGTGTGTAAGCTTCCTATTGGATGTACTCCCATGTAACAAAATGCTTGTAGTGCTGGAATGAAAAAAATCTGCTTTGTTCTAGTTCATTCTCTTTCCCTGTTTTGTGCAGAAAAATATCTTATTTTAATTCTTTTTTAAATATCCTTTATTTTCTTATTCATTTTTCACATATACAAGCTAAAACTACAGCCAACAGGGTGGAAGTTGTGTGTTTACGGTATAAATCCTCTAATAGCATAGCAGATAGCTTCCATGCCCACCTGTCAAGAGTATTCTCGCCGAACTCCGCTCTTCAAGCTCAGCTTCGGCAACAGCAACTCGAGAAAGCTATTGAGAAAGCCAACAATTCTATCCGGATCTTGATTCCGAATATCTTAGATCGAACATCACAAGCCTTATCACCAGAATTCACAACTCACTCCCGACCGAGAAGAGGCGCCTCCGTCCAACCTCGATAGTCTTGAATGCTCCTTCCATCCAAGCATGATAGTTGATTTTATGGTCAGAACTCAATCCCGGGATGGTGAATTAGACTCAGCCTATGCTGGCCTTATACATCCGTAAATATTCTTAAATAATAGGGCCACGGCCGTGGCGTTGGGCAGAAAGCCGATGATTTCGACGAGGCCCTTCCTTTAACCCGAACAGGCAGATTCATTACAGGTCATCCCCTACCTCCGAATCCTTTGACGGACACCAGAGAAGTTAGTTCTTCGCCTATCACATTGGTCGACTTGAACTTCCCTCTAGTCCTAGAATCACTACCTCTTTAAACCTCTGATGAGAAAGTCGTAGGTGAAAGCAGGCCTTTCACCCATACTCATTCAAAAATGGGGGAGTTTACTTATCCATTTCGAGATAGTTGCTACCTAGATGTTCTGATTCATTTACTACTACTACAAGAAAGCCACTATTCCATCCAAGCGTAGGTCGAGATTGAAAGGCAAGAAGGAGTGTTCAAGCTGTAGATGGTTCCCAGTTGCTTGTTTCCTTTCTTCCATTGCTTCACTTCATAATCATAAGGAGACTAGGTTATTCTCATTCCTGCTTCAGTCATCAATGCAGGCGGTTAGACTCTTGCTATAGATTAGGGGCTCTATCGTGCTATTCTAGACATAGGTAGGCGGCAAAGACAAGGGATCTCTCTCACCCGGTCTGCCTCCATAGCAAAAAAGTCTCGTGAAAAAGATAAGTGTAGAAAACCAATAAAAGAACCATGATGAGAAAATTCCAGCGTACGAGTAGAGGTTGTAGAAAAGTGAAAAAGAAAAAGAAAACAAAAAAGATCAGTATCATAGTACGTCGTCCTTCCCTGAAATGGAACTTTCATGCTGGAGCAAGAACTAGCATGAAAGTCGATCTATTACAACCAGCGCGGTTGTTCGTATTTCATTTTATTCTTCCAAGCCCTTCTTTCTTAGAAAGGCACTCACTGAGTTACTTACGGAATCTCAAATCTTGAGGCTGATTACGGCCCCTTTGATGAAAGGTAAGCGCTTTGGCTGGCTACCTAGAATAGAAAGATCCTTCACTGCACACTTTAGATATCTGTTTCCATCCAATCAAAGACGGCGAAGCGCCTCTAATCTAAAGGCCAAAGAGTGCTCTTTGCGCTACTACGCATCCTTACTCATAGTATAGTGCAAGTTAGGTTTGGGTATAGCAGGACTTGAACCTGCGACCATTAGGTTAAAAGCCCAATGCTCTACCAACTGAGCTATACACCCCAAAAAAGATGTAGTAGTAAATAAGGATTGGTGCGGAAAATCAAAGAGGGCGGCCCCTCTTCATCATATTAAAGGGGCGCGGCTTTGTATGAGGCTCGTACTGCAGAGCAAGCAAAGAAAACGTAAGGGCGCGCGCTAGCACTCCTGCAAGAAAACGGCCTAGCTAACGCGCCCCTTATTGAAAAGTCAAGGATATTGAATGATCGATATGAGAAAGAAGCGCTCAAGCATTCGAAGAAAGCCGGCCTTACTCAACAAGCACCTTTCTTAGCTTAGTAAGGTTGCTTGTTTCCACTCATTGAAGATTCTATCTACAAAAAAAGGTCAACGGGGGGTACTAAAACGGCTCTCACTGACACCATCTACGAGAAGGTGAGGTCGTCTTTATTTCCAGCCGCCATACGGTTCGCCTTAAAGCCTTAAAGACGGAGAAGGGGAGGAGCAGTTATCTATGTAATTACGGTCTTTGTTGGCCGGGGCGAGCACTCTCTTTTCTTTGTCAAATTCCGTCTTACCAAACAAGACTGACTTCTTACCAACCCGCGAAGAGTTGTGAGGCTGGACCAGGTACGAAGAATGAATCTATATCTGTGCACGGAAGGGCCGGCGGCCGCTCAACTGTTCGAGCGCAATGCAGTGGTATTGGTTCCGATTCGACAAAGGTAGAATGCCTGGTCGAAGGTCCAGTACAGTAGGTAGCAGGCGTGTTCGTTTTGGCTCCCGAGCGAGAACGAGAAAGAGGCGATGCACCATCCTTGCTGCTACGTACGTTGACCTTGACTTGACAGATTCATCCAATTGAACCCAAACTCAAAGGAGGACCACAAGCTCGGGGCTCAACGAAAGAGAAAGTCTCGGCATTAATAAAATGGGGTTAGCTGTGAAAGAAAGAGCCCGGCATTCATTTTTGAATATTCATAGCTGAGTTTACTAAAAGAGGGACCAGCTCATCGTAGTGATTAGAGGACACCTCTGATCGTTCACCTCTAATGTGACACGTTCCCTCCCAGTTTGATCAACGGGATCAGTCGGCTAGAGAGCGGGGCTATTCTTCTTCCGAGGAGACAAAGTAGTCTCTTGTACTGACCGAACCCTCAGTTCGGAAGTCTTCGTCAACATGTTACGAAGCTCCAGTCTGGCGGTCAACTTGATGCGGGAGAGGCATGAGTGCAGTTCGATCTTGTGGTGTATTCCTTTGTAGTGAGTAGGGCCTCTTTCTCGTTGATCAGTCTGCCTCCGCTCTATTGAAAGGTCTCCATTCCTACGGCGGTTTTGTCAATGAACCCGCGGATAAGTAGGCCTTTCTTGCAGACCGATCTTCTGGCGAGTTCCTTCCTTCGTAGTAAAATCTGATGATACGCTTTGGCGATGTTACCTACCAAATAAAAGGCCTGCTAGGTGATCGAAATCGCTCAGGTCAGCGAGGACTCACTCACCTACTCCTTATCTAATACTTTCTTCTATCTACTGAATTAAAAAGGCGACCCGCCGCGCCGGGCTATAAGATAAGATACAGTGTACTACTTGACTAGTAAGAAAGAGCTTCCGTAAGAACTGGAAGACTCTTGTATGTACGGTAACCCTATCTTCCGCTACTGGTGGACTGTTGCACATAAAGGCCGACAGAAGCAACCTTTCTTAGCGCGCTTTTCAGGCGCTTAGCTTCTGCTATAAAAAGCAAGGCCATAAAGTAAGTGAAGTTGCAAGCCTAAGCCAAGAAGGTACGAACGAAGTGACGGGCCCTTTTAGAGATAGGGGGCGGCTTTCTTGTGGTAGTCATTGCGAACATCTCTCCTCTTCTCTTAGCGTGCACAGTTTGCTTACGCCTTAGGCACATCTATCTTTCTTAGTTTCACGCTGGCCTAATGAATTGAATATGAATAAAAGTCAGTCTTTTAGTAAGCGTATATAAGCAGCTGTTTAGTGTATAAGCAATTCTTTAGTGGTCGCACCGGTACGATGGAGGTTGGTTGAAGATGATGTTACGCGGCGTTCAGAACCAGTCTTGAAGTGAATGAATTAGAAAGAACGAAGAAGTAAGGAAATGAGACGACTCTTTCTTGAACTATATTATAAACAGACCTTCCCCTCCACACCAATCACGAGTTTTTCTCCATTCCTCTCATATATCGTCGTAACGCCCTTAATGCTAGGTTTTGAAAAAGACTTTTCATGTCATTCCCATTTAGGTCCGATTCGGATCCCTCCGTTGTTTCCTTTTCCTTCCGCACCTTTTCCTCGAAATGAGAAAGAAGATGGTACACTTGAATTGTATTATTTAAGTGCTTATTGCTTGCCAAAAATCCTACTTCTACAATTGGTAGGTCACCGGGTTATTCAAATAAGTCGTGTTTTCCGTGGTTTTCCCATGTTACAACTTCCGTACCAATTCGGTCGATCCGGAATGGATCGGTTAAACATTCCGTTAGGGAGCCTGGTCTTGACTTTTCTGTGTGGTATTCATTCTCGTTCGGCTCTTGGAATCACATCCAGCAGTGGTGGGAACAGCTCGCAAAATCCAACCACTTCACCTACTTCATTGCCCCCAACCCTTTCTCGTACCTCTATTGAAACAGAATGGTTTCATGTTCTTTCATCGATTGGTTATTCCTTTCCGTTCGTATCTCTTTCTCCAATTTCGGTCTCGATTAGTTCACAAGATTGAATGGCCAATTCTCCTCCGGACCCTCGATTCGATTGTTTTCTAAGAAGGTTGAGCCGGGTATGTAAGCCATGTATCTGGGAGGAACTTAAAAGAAGGGCTTTCGGTTTTTTTCACCCCATTTTGTGGTCTTGCAGCTATTTCAATAAATAAGAATATAAAAATATAATAAATAGAAGACTTTTTTAGAAGAAAGATTCTATATATGTCCAATCCCCAGTGGTGGTGGGACCAACCAAGATGTATGTCGTCCAACCCAACCTCAGACTCTTTCTTCCCGACCTATTTGACTCTCTGGCCGCAGTTATAGTTATTTAGGTGGTATCCCGAGATTGAAGAGATCGAATTCCTCCGGGGAACACACGAAACAAAGATATGAACTGGGTAAATAGAAATGGAAAAGAGATGTTTCCAATTCATCAAAATGAGAAGCTTTTTCTACATCCATATGATCTACTAAAGTAGATCGGTATTGCCCATATAATAAAAGCAGATCTTGGTCCATGGAATCCCAAGAAGGTAAGAACTCCAACCTGTCCGATGCTTCTTCGGCCAAATACGATATACAAGTGGGACCTGCACTATGCGCAAGCTGTGCGAAAAACCGCTTCTTTTTTCCGGTTCTGAAACAACTTGGGCGAAATAGGGTTCTACCGGGAAACCATGGATTTTTTAGTTTTCGCCATTGGTTACTGGTTGAGCCACTGGAATGGAATGAGATAAGAATCTCTGGAGATCTTTCCTCTCCACTTACTCGTAACAGGCTTTCCCTCTGTAGAAGACTTCTTCCGAATGGCATAATTGGGAGATTGATTCCTCGATCTTCAAAGAAAACTGACTCCTCCTACTCCTTCTTCTCCTTTAGGATAGGATCGTCGTTGGTCCTTCTTTCACTAATGATCTAATGATCTCACCATTTTCTAGTAGTTCTCGCGAACGCGCGAGGGACTATCCTTTCTATCGCTTGCCCTTTCTTTTCACTCTCAAGACAAGGCTCTCTCTCTTTTATAAAGCGAAGCAAAGCGCATGGCGCTGAAAGCTCAATAAACACAGACGAACACGATGCAGGGCATAGCATAAATGAAACCGCTGATCATTTCATAAAACATATATGCTTTCCCTTTCTCGATGCTTTTTTTTGGGTGACTCACCAACCGACCCAGCAGTGATCGATGACAGAATGGTACGAACAAATCAAAGTAATTGGATTTGGTAGTTCTCCATGGACTTCTCTCTTTAGCCCTTTGTATATGTTCATAAATGGGTGTGCACCTCCAGATGGGCGGGGGCCGGCCTCCCACTCTCTTATCTTATGCAGCATTTATTAGCTTAGCTGGCTTGGGTGGATCGTGCAATAAGCCTCTCTCGACCCTCCTTTTATCATACGTCTTTATGAAAGCCTCTCGCCTTTCGAGATCCGGTCCATCATCAGCCCAGTCAGATCTTCTTGTTTGCCCGCTTTGATTAGGCTTCCTTTAACGGATTTGATCGGCATTTCGTGCCTGCAGTCCTGCTGAATTCGACCTTTTATCAGGGTAGCGTAGTAAGGTTAGAGGCGCAACTAGAAGAGTTGGCCCTCTTTCGATTTTTTGATCAATTCGATTGCAGTCTCCGAAGTCCTTCTTGATCGATGGTCCCCATTAGCATTAGTGCTAATTAGCAGCCTTTTTGGAAGGCGAGATACTTATGTGTGACCGCGGATTCCACGGTAGCAGTAGTTCTAGCTCTACATTAGGAGCAGGGGGGCTCTATCTAAAGGAGGTACGGACCCCTCCCATAGTACGGTACGATGCAGCTGAAAAACTGAATAGGCTACCGCGGCTCGCTTCGCTTTTGTTGCGGAGCTCACTGCTTTTAGAGTAGTGCTTGCAGCTTGCTGCTTTCTGTTCAAGCGGAGCTCGCTGTCTACTCCACGAGTCGCCACAGCTTCGCCTACGCCACTTGTATATAGACAACAATAGCGCCCAAGATTTGCCCTTCGCGTAGTTCATTGAACCTTCCAACTTCACTCCGTGGCCTGTGCTAAAGAAGCGTGTCTTAACTAATTCCTTTGAACTCATTTCAGCTATTCTACCTCTCGATATCTCCTCACCTTGCACCTTTTCTTTCTTTTCCTCATCCCATGATCCTTTCCCATGTCGTGGAAGTGCAGCAGTGCTCCTTCATTCTTCATAACGACTATAACCAAGCTGCCAACCAATAAAGCAAGCACCTTCATGGACTGAGACCGTGGAAGCTCCGTTAGCACCTTAAGGCTGTCTTTATCCTGAGAACCCTCGGGAATATTCAGAGACTCGGCTAATGCTTCTAGGCCCACATTCGGAGACAGACCAAGCACCTCTCTTACCCACTCACTATCTAATAATAATAAACCGGACTGGCTTATTATCTGAATGAGATCGGAAAGAGAGGAGGTAGCCCAAATCTTCCAATAGGCGCATACGAAAGGTTCTGAAAGAATTGAAAAAGCTCTGAAAAAGAAACAACCCGACCTGAGGAACTACCAACAACGGAAGAACTAGCAACAGCGGGAGAAACCTTTTCTAACCTCAGCTTCACCCCCTTCCTCGGGATTCTTTCTTTGATGATATGCCCTAAGCCCCTTTCAGAAGACCGAAGTCATTGGTGCTTTGCATAAGGGGTAAGCGCGCCATAAAGACTATTGGTACCTATCATAGACTTGACTCATTTTATGGGTTTGAATTCCTTTCCCCGAGTTAGAGGGGTTTTCTGAAGGTCTTCCTCAAGGGCCACTTGGTTCTCAAAAAGACTGTTACCCCCGGCCAGAGTAGAAGTAGGCAAACGGATGTTTCTGGGGGGAACTACGGGAGACGGAGACAGGTGGTTAGGCGATATTCTAACTTCTGGCTCATCGCAATTCCATTTCTTAAAGTGCAAGTCCAGTTTTATCTTTTTATGAAAGTGAAAGTCAGGTTAGCCCCTTCTTTCAATTCCAAAGATGCTCTCAAATTGCTGTTAAAGATTATTTTACCCTAAGGCTTCTCGCGGTCAGGCAAGCGTGGCAGAGCGTAGCATGTATCCAGCCATCCGAACTACTTACTGAAGGGCAAGCACCAACGAATTACTCACTTCATTCACAGCGCGGGGGAGAGACAACGGGGAGGAACCCAACTACAAAAGGTACATCGAACTCGAATGAACCAGAAGGCTTCCTCAGTAAGAAACCATAAGTCTAAGCAAGAGACTTACAGGGCTTCATTCATGAACACACTATGGGAGAGAAAGCACCCTCATCGAGCTGATCGACGTCGAGTCTCATACGGGGATCTTCTAATGCTCCAGATCACTCTATCAACCCATTCCAGTCCCACCTTTGCTGCAACTCATCAGCTATAGCCAGTAGCTAGGAGTTCTCACTTCAAGCGGATATTCGATAAATACAGCACCTCTAGTAGTTGGAGAAGGAGATAGGCCGCCCACCTATTCGATCATATGCCATACTTTCATCAACAAAGAATGGAAACCTGCCTGCTAACAGCAAAGGATATAGCCATTCCAAATCCACCCAACAACAACCGTTGCTTCGACCGGAGGTAGTTTACTAACTCTTTTAGGTAGAAGCACCTATTAGCGTACAGTAGTGTGTTCTATCTTTCCGGAACTATATAAGATCTATTATACATCCGGCACAGTCAAAGACCTTGCAACTAAGGGCTTCAACCGATGCCTTCAAGCTCACCTAACTTGGATGCTTCTAGCTTACCAT
This window of the Helianthus annuus mitochondrion, complete genome genome carries:
- the rpl10 gene encoding ribosomal protein L10; the encoded protein is MPFGRSLLQRESLLRVSGEERSPEILISFHSSGSTSNQWRKLKNPWFPGRTLFRPSCFRTGKKKRFFAQLAHSAGPTCISYLAEEASDRLEFLPSWDSMDQDLLLLYGQYRSTLVDHMDVEKASHFDELETSLFHFYLPSSYLCFVCSPEEFDLFNLGIPPK
- the ccmB gene encoding cytochrome c biogenesis B, with translation MRRLFLELYYKQTFPSTPITSFSPFLSYIVVTPLMLGFEKDFSCHSHLGPIRIPPLFPFPSAPFPRNEKEDGTLELYYLSAYCLPKILLLQLVGHRVIQISRVFRGFPMLQLPYQFGRSGMDRLNIPLGSLVLTFLCGIHSRSALGITSSSGGNSSQNPTTSPTSLPPTLSRTSIETEWFHVLSSIGYSFPFVSLSPISVSISSQD